From the genome of Lysinibacter sp. HNR:
AAGCAGAACCACCGCTGGCCTCGGTCTCCACATTAGCGGCGCGGGCAAGAGGCACAACATTACTCCCCCTTGCCGCATGAATGCCTGCCAAAAACGACCCCGGGTCAATTTCCAGAACGACACAAATTCTATCTATATCGGTAAGCGTGAAGGCAGCTTCTTTACGAAGCCTTATACCCATGTAGTTATTGGATCTCTTTATACGCCTCGCCAGCTCTCTCGCGGACATCTCTCGGGAATCAATGAGGTTCTGAATTCCGTCCGCCACGGCAGACGCAAACTCGCTAACGGGCGGTTCGGGTTCTCTCGGGGCCATACCCCAAGTGTACCTATTAGAGTCCAAATCTGTCCACCCCTGCATACTTTTACTCTTGAGGTGAAGGAAAATAGACTTGACATTGAACCTAAATAGGTTCAATATGGAAATATGGAGATGAACTTGAGGCAGCGGGTCGCGGCCGAGCTTCGCGCCGAGATGGGGTTCCAAAAATTGTCAATCAATGACCTGGGAACCCACCTTGGGGTGGGGTATAAGGCTGCAAAACGTCGTTACGACGGAAACCAAGAGCTTTCCCTGGATGAACTTGAGTCCGCTTCTACCTGGCTTGACTGCTCTATAGCGCAGCTCACCACAGGGAACCGCGATCGCGACGCATCGCCAATTGTCTCGAAACCAATGAAAAGGCTCGGCACTAACGCATCGGGCCAGACACGCCCCTTGAAAGAAGGCTAATCATGTCCGCTGCTACTTTACCTATATCTCGCCCCTCTGATCCAGGGACGAGCAACCAGGCTCCGTCCGAGCCTGTCATAACAGAGCTCCAAGGGAAGGTGATGCAGCTCTTTATAACACGCTCCTTTGGCAT
Proteins encoded in this window:
- a CDS encoding helix-turn-helix transcriptional regulator, whose translation is MAPREPEPPVSEFASAVADGIQNLIDSREMSARELARRIKRSNNYMGIRLRKEAAFTLTDIDRICVVLEIDPGSFLAGIHAARGSNVVPLARAANVETEASGGSAWTAEAALRIENFEAQQEFMQEDP